One window from the genome of Sandaracinaceae bacterium encodes:
- a CDS encoding TrkH family potassium uptake protein yields the protein MDLRRVRQSGALGLFVGAFLLGYAVLTGLRPELPFAHHESTLLLLGTAALVYGLVARHNERDYRAVFRPAGAVVIGLGVCIWLCLVTAFLFELVAPDPSKPDAREGYLALGLAGGSALVLGALMAWVGETGETRKRAQFSRREAILAVCLIWLAASLVGGLPFLYGADMSATDSFFETVSGLTTTGASVITDIEARLSRPLLLWRSMIQGLGGMGIVVLFVAVFPNVGVGGKHMFRGEVPGTTAEGLRPRIAETSVVLWKLYALLTIVLVIALRLTGISTFDALCHSFATMGTGGLSTRDASIGAFQNPAAEYVIAIFMVVASVNYALYYALFRDRSLRRVLQNVELKVFLALVVGATLAITAMLYSSGVHGQLELAFRRSLFLVGTTVSSTGFTTDDYTVYPSPAFGLMIFIMFIGGCSGSTAGGLKVERVVLLVKQSVAQVKKSFRPSTMLNVRMGRAVVENEVLADVAAFFLIYMGCLAGGAFAVCWIEGCPVPTAFGGMLTCLSNMGPAPFHELVWPAMGDVTAVRHADNFAHYQPVTKVVFSLGMLLGRLEFFTIFALFVPGFWKR from the coding sequence ATGGACCTTCGGCGCGTGCGCCAGAGCGGAGCCCTCGGGCTGTTCGTGGGGGCGTTCCTCCTGGGCTATGCCGTGCTCACCGGGCTGCGCCCCGAGCTCCCCTTCGCGCACCACGAGAGCACGCTGCTGCTGCTCGGCACCGCCGCGCTGGTCTACGGGCTAGTGGCACGGCACAACGAGCGTGACTACCGCGCGGTCTTCCGGCCGGCAGGCGCGGTGGTCATCGGGCTCGGCGTGTGCATCTGGCTGTGCTTGGTGACGGCGTTCCTCTTCGAGCTCGTCGCGCCCGACCCCAGCAAGCCGGACGCCCGAGAGGGCTACCTCGCGCTGGGCCTGGCGGGTGGCAGCGCGCTGGTGCTGGGCGCGCTGATGGCGTGGGTGGGCGAGACGGGCGAGACGCGCAAGCGGGCGCAGTTCTCGCGCCGAGAGGCCATCCTGGCGGTGTGCTTGATCTGGCTGGCGGCGAGCCTAGTGGGAGGCCTGCCCTTCCTCTACGGCGCCGACATGAGCGCGACCGACTCGTTCTTCGAGACCGTCAGCGGCCTGACGACCACGGGCGCGTCGGTCATCACCGACATCGAGGCGCGCCTCTCGCGGCCGCTCCTGCTGTGGCGCTCCATGATCCAGGGACTCGGCGGGATGGGCATCGTGGTCCTCTTCGTCGCGGTGTTCCCGAACGTGGGCGTGGGTGGCAAGCACATGTTCCGGGGCGAGGTGCCGGGCACCACGGCCGAGGGGCTACGGCCGCGCATCGCCGAGACCTCCGTGGTCCTCTGGAAGCTCTATGCGTTGCTCACCATCGTCCTCGTGATCGCGCTCCGCCTGACGGGCATCAGCACCTTCGACGCGCTGTGTCACTCGTTCGCGACGATGGGCACGGGCGGTCTCTCCACGCGCGACGCCTCGATCGGCGCCTTCCAGAACCCAGCAGCCGAGTACGTCATCGCCATCTTCATGGTCGTGGCCAGCGTCAACTACGCCCTCTACTACGCGCTGTTTCGCGACCGCTCCCTGCGGCGGGTCCTCCAGAACGTCGAGTTGAAGGTGTTCCTGGCGCTGGTCGTGGGCGCGACGCTGGCCATCACGGCCATGCTCTACAGCAGCGGGGTGCACGGGCAGCTCGAGCTGGCCTTCCGCCGCTCTCTGTTCCTGGTGGGCACCACGGTCTCCTCCACGGGCTTCACCACCGACGACTACACCGTCTACCCCTCGCCGGCCTTCGGCCTGATGATCTTCATCATGTTCATCGGCGGCTGCAGTGGCTCCACGGCCGGTGGCTTGAAGGTAGAGCGCGTGGTGCTGCTGGTGAAGCAGTCCGTGGCGCAGGTGAAGAAGAGCTTCCGCCCCAGCACCATGTTGAACGTGCGCATGGGCCGGGCCGTGGTGGAGAACGAGGTGCTGGCGGACGTGGCCGCCTTCTTCCTGATCTACATGGGCTGCCTGGCGGGCGGCGCCTTCGCGGTGTGCTGGATCGAGGGTTGCCCGGTCCCCACGGCGTTCGGAGGCATGCTCACCTGCCTCAGCAACATGGGGCCGGCTCCCTTCCACGAGTTGGTCTGGCCGGCCATGGGGGACGTCACGGCGGTGCGTCACGCCGACAACTTCGCCCACTACCAGCCTGTGACCAAGGTGGTCTTCTCGCTGGGCATGCTGCTCGGGCGCCTCGAGTTCTTCACCATTTTCGCACTGTTCGTGCCCGGGTTCTGGAAGCGCTGA
- the trkA gene encoding Trk system potassium transporter TrkA, which translates to MYIVVIGLGEVGRHLLSVLDHEGHDVVAVDASAEAVAYAEEHYDVACIVGYGASQEVLDRAGVSRADIVVAVSNHDEVNLIAALAAKQLGAKQAVARAQGDEWANWTEGIRYGLLGVDVVINPRVLVAQELARVARSHGASDVIDLSQDRVELVQIELQGESRLFNKALKSIDLPTNALVAAIVRDGVLEVPGGDDVFQRGDRVYLIGSPDGVLAAERQFSRTREARRVCIVGGGVVGKSLARELKRSGAKVMLIEKNRDTAEAISVELEGIDVVHGDGTHQGLLEEEEVDSYDLFCAVTAMDEVNLMASLLAKRVGCSRTAVTVQRADYVPIYKQLGIDIVLSPRTVASDHILRLSRGGMLHSLTVLEDGQAEVVELTVSSQSPAVGRELTKMRDLLPHGALLGAIIHGDQVVIPHGSTKLSAGDRVIVMTKSHARKAVERLFRPRHS; encoded by the coding sequence ATGTACATCGTGGTGATTGGCCTTGGTGAAGTCGGACGACACCTGCTGAGCGTGCTGGACCACGAGGGTCACGACGTGGTCGCGGTAGACGCCTCGGCCGAGGCGGTGGCCTACGCCGAAGAGCACTACGACGTGGCCTGTATCGTGGGCTACGGCGCGAGCCAAGAGGTGCTGGACCGCGCGGGAGTGTCGCGCGCCGACATCGTGGTGGCCGTCAGCAACCACGACGAGGTGAACCTCATCGCCGCGCTCGCTGCCAAGCAGCTGGGCGCGAAGCAGGCGGTGGCGCGCGCCCAGGGTGACGAGTGGGCCAACTGGACCGAGGGCATTCGCTACGGGCTGCTGGGCGTGGACGTGGTGATCAACCCGCGCGTGCTGGTGGCCCAGGAGCTGGCGCGGGTGGCGCGCTCGCACGGCGCCAGCGACGTCATCGACCTCTCGCAGGACCGCGTGGAGCTCGTGCAGATCGAGCTACAGGGCGAGTCGCGCCTGTTCAACAAGGCGCTCAAGAGCATCGACCTGCCCACCAACGCGCTGGTGGCCGCCATCGTTCGCGACGGAGTGCTGGAGGTGCCCGGTGGCGACGACGTCTTCCAGCGCGGTGACCGGGTCTACTTGATCGGATCGCCGGATGGCGTGCTGGCCGCAGAGCGACAGTTCAGCCGCACGCGCGAGGCGCGGCGTGTGTGCATCGTGGGCGGCGGAGTCGTGGGCAAGTCGCTGGCGCGTGAGCTCAAGCGCTCCGGCGCGAAGGTCATGCTCATCGAGAAGAACCGCGACACGGCCGAGGCCATCAGCGTGGAGCTCGAGGGCATCGACGTGGTGCACGGCGACGGAACGCACCAGGGCCTATTGGAAGAAGAGGAGGTGGACTCCTATGACCTCTTCTGCGCCGTGACGGCCATGGACGAGGTCAACCTGATGGCGTCGCTGTTGGCCAAGCGCGTGGGCTGCTCACGAACCGCGGTCACGGTTCAGCGCGCGGACTACGTGCCCATCTACAAGCAGCTGGGCATCGACATCGTGCTCTCGCCACGCACGGTGGCGAGCGACCACATCCTGCGCCTCTCGCGCGGCGGCATGCTGCACAGCCTCACGGTGCTGGAGGACGGCCAGGCCGAGGTGGTGGAGCTGACCGTCAGCTCGCAGAGCCCTGCCGTGGGCCGCGAGCTCACCAAGATGCGTGACCTCCTGCCGCACGGCGCGCTGCTGGGCGCCATCATCCACGGCGACCAGGTGGTCATCCCGCACGGCAGCACCAAGCTGAGCGCGGGTGACCGCGTCATCGTCATGACCAAGAGCCACGCCCGCAAGGCGGTGGAGCGGCTCTTCCGACCGAGGCACAGTTGA